The genomic interval GGCACTGACCGTGAATTCGGCCGGTGGCTATGAGGGCACCAATCAATACGAGGAGAACGCGGAGCACCTGCGCCAACTGTTCAGCCACAGTAAACTGGTGTCCTTTAGCATTGCCCACATCGCGTGCTCCgcgggcagcagcagcggcgacaACTACATGTCCGTGGTGAAGCGTGTAACCATCACGCAGGCGGCAGCGGCAGGAAAGGATCAGGATCCGGAGCTGGCTGGCAGTGAAATCGGTAAAATAGTTTATGAACACTGGGCGccattgattttttttcaatacccTGCAATCTAGTTTGAATTAGAGATAGTACACATTGTTCATTGTTTGAAAAAAGTTGTTTCAAATTGTTATTAAGTCGACGCTGATACGTTGGTGAGCTGTTGAAATATTATGCGTACTTGTAGTTATTAAGTAAAGCGTACGAATAATATAGAGTATAATCCAGTTCAAACCTTAATTGCAGCGATATTAGCTCAAATGTTTGCCCGCTGAGCGGCGGCGTCGAGTGGGTTGACCTTGTTACGCGCATTCTAAATGCATTGCACCCATACACCcaggcgtatacgtaatatagATTTGCTAAAGGTCagcacgcacactcacacactcgcaagCTCGCggtagagagagagagagagagagagagagcgaacAAGAGTCGCCACTTCGCTCTCACGCACGCAAGGCCAGCGCAGTTCAttcataaataacaaatttagcTGGCGACGTAAACAAAAGTCAGCTGTTCGCCCCAGCCGCTCTCACAGTTTGTTTTGCTCGGCATTTCCTCCACCCTTCACTCCCCCCTCTCTTGCAGACAACATTGTTCAGATAACACATCTCTTTGTTGATTTAATACATGAATCCTTGTGGAAAGAACGCTGAATTATTTAGCTTTTGAACTATGTATTTTGTTTCAACTTTTTCTGCTTAGTCACGGTCATTGTGAAGCGGCAGATTGCGAGCCTTTCGCGCCGGCAGCTCTACCGTTGCGAGGAGGCCTTCAGCAACGAGATCAATGCCTACCGGCATTTGGCGCCGCTGTTGGCAGCCCACAGTCGCCACCAGCTGTTCCCCGTGTGCCACATTGCGGAGAGTCAGGATCGGCGGGATCCGGAAGGTGGCGAGCCCATCATTGTGCTTCAGGACCTCAAAGCGTTGGGTTTTCGCATGAAGGATCGTCTGGCGGGCTTGGAACTGAGCGACTGTCTTCTAGTGATGAAGGTAAGTGAGTGAAAGAATGTACACATAGTCTGCAAGCCATAGTTATTTAGTGTCAACTATTTGCAGAAACTTGCACAATTCCATGCTGCCTCGCTAGCCGCTCAAGAACTGGAGTCCTCTACATTCACCTATCATGCTGAGCATCTGCAAGAGATTGTCTACTGCGATGAGGCGACGGACTTTTATGCCACCATTCTGGACACCTCCGTGCAGCAGGCACTGGAAAGTCTAGACGGCGCCAATGCAGACGACTGCTTGACCACGCCCATTCGTTTGCTCAAGGAACTGCGTTCCGATCTATTTGCAAAACTAAAGCACGAGATTAATGCCACTGCGGCGGCTCCAAACAGTGTGATCTGCCATGGTGACCTTTGGGTTAACAACATTATGTTCCGTTCTGAGCCAGAGGAGGTGATCTTCTTCGACCTGCAGGCCATGCGCAAGTCGTCGCCTGTCTTCGACATTCTCCACTTCATTTACACCAGCACGAGAAGGCCACTGCGGGATGTGCACACGGACACCCTGCTGGCCGCCTACTCGGAGGCTCTGGGTGAGGAACTACGCCACCAGCTGGAGGATACAACCGCTGCGGAGAGGCTGGAAGAGCTATGTGAAGCATTCTCATTGCAGCGTCTCAGTTCGGATTATGTGCGTCAGGTGCACTATGGACTGGCCATCGGCATGTGGATTCTACCAGCTGTAACCTTCGATCCGAATAATATACCCAATCTGGACGTGATGAGTGAGCAGAATCTCACGGGCAAGGAGATCAAGTGCACGCAGACGCTCACTTCCGAGTACCATATGCGCATACGGGAGTTGGTGATGGAATTCTACGAACTCGGCTATCTCCACATGCAAAAGGAAACGATGTAAGAGTATTCATAGTAATGTAGTATTAGATTTAACTTATTAACTTTAGTGTTCGCAAAAAATAGACGCTAGATTTGCCCTCGAGAAACTATAGCTCTCTCTTAAAGGTTCCTTTATTACCGAATAGTTGTTCAATTTGTAACTTACAAAAGTTTCGTAGAAAAAACAAATCTGGCGGGGgtaaaagccaaaacaaataacttaTAAAAGACAACGGACATACCTCAGCGTGGACATGGATCTGAAGGCTTTATAAGTGCAACATGGATGCGTGGAATTCCAGAAGAGTGCGTCGTAGTGGCTACTAACAGTTTCACTTGTTTCCGCCGCCGCCCCATCCAAGGAATCCCTTGACAAAGCCGGTAATGGAGGGTCCTTTCTTGCCGGGCGATTCCAGTTTGTCCTCCAGCGAGGGTAGCTCCACGTAGTTCATGGCCAGGTCGAAGAAAAGCGGTTTGCAGGGTATGGGTTCCATGTCAGGGGTGAGCTTGAACACGTTGGGTGTCTTGGTGTGCAGTGACTGATCCTCCTTGTAGAGCGACAAACGCTCATACAAAGGTTTTGTGGTCTTCTGCGACTTGGTGGTGGTTCCGGCCTCCTCACTGTTGTCTTCCTCCAGCACACTGTATGCGTGGGCGGAGAACTTGCAACCGTCAATGGTGGACACGACCTTTTTGAGTTCCTCCTCCAGCTGAAACTCCGGACTGGTCTTGCCTTTCAGCGCCTCGGTGGCGTAGTTAGATGCGCGTTCGTACAACGCCACGGcttctttccatttcttcatgTCAATGAGTGTGAGCGCAATGTAGTAGCAGCGGAAGGCCTTGAAGGTGATGGCCAGGTTTTCCACCTCGCTCTGGTACTTGGCGTCGTCCTCCAAGCCAGAAATCTGCTGCATTTCGGTCACGTTCTGCAGGATGATCTCGTACAGACGGGCCAAATCCTGGGGTCGAACGCGTTTGCCGTCACCCACATTTTGCTGGGACTGCTGGTTGGGATCGTCGAAGTTGAGCTTAGCCTGATGAGGAAAAATGGATGAGTAAGTTTACAAAATACCAATATTTGTACAAGCCTACCTGCTCCACTAGGCAAAGATTACGCTGTAGTGTACGGCTATGGCGAATATAGCTTAAATACGCTAGAAGATATTGCACGCCGGATACGGTCTGTCCTGTGGTTAACGAACGCAGCTTGGGATCCTGCTTGATTTCGTCGCGAACGGCTTGGATGGCATCCTTGCAGTCCATCAAAATGCGTTCAATCAATTCTATCTTCGCATCCTGCTTGGTGGTCTTGGCCAGCGACTTGTCCAACTCCTGGGCACTGAGCAGGAACAAACGCACCTTCTCCGGACGCACGGTGACCTTGCGACCGCGCCAGTCGATCGTCTGCAAGCCCTCGCTGCTCTCCGTCTTCGTCTGGCTGACCAGTACATCAAGATTCTCCAGCACTCCCTGGGCGCGCAGCTCCAGGATCTCGTCGATCTTGCCGCCACTGGCACCACCGCTGATGTTGTATGCGCAGTAGCGCAGATTGGGCGTAAATTCATTAACCTTGGCGCGGTAAAGCTCCTGTTCATCTTCGGGCAGTGCCTTGCCCAAGTTTTCGTACACCACCTGGGCGCGCTTTAGGTGCTCGCCAGCGGTTTTCCATAGCTGCAACTCAAAATGCAGGGTTCCGTGCATCCAAGCAACATAGGCCTCGCACTCTAGTTTAGTGCGCGCATCGAAAGCCTCCGTCTACAAGAAAATCATGAATTAagatcaatatatataaaatataacagTGAAGCTGGAGCTTACATTACACAACTCCTGGAGTTGAAGGGCATAGAAGCAGGCCCTGCGCAGCTTGTTGACCAGATGGAAACGCTTTCGCGGCTCCGTATTGGACTCCTGCTTGAGCTGCATGGCATACGCCCAGGCCCGTTCGGCGCTAATCAATGGGATGTGGATGAAACGCTCGTCCGCCTTCTTGCCGGTCAACTGGCCAATGGTCACATCGCGTCTCTTGAAGTGCCGCTTGTCGCCCTGGGGATATTTCAGGGCCTTCCTCAATCGACGGATGCGGCGGGTGCAGTATCCGCGGTACCTCTGGAAATCGCCGTGGCGTAGAccgtgctgctgctgggcatcCTTAATCTGGTGCAGAACTGCAGCGAGAGTGAAAGTTCAGAGCATTAGCATACAGACTTTTAGGTTAAAGGGTGCTGGTCGTCTGGGCCACCTGGCAATGGGATGGAGCCGACTGGGCCACTTACTTTCAACCGTAAAGATCTTGGGCGGCTCTGCTGCCACCGGAGCACTCTCCGTCTTCTCCTGAACGTCCCCAGTATTCGGATTATCCTC from Drosophila yakuba strain Tai18E2 chromosome 3L, Prin_Dyak_Tai18E2_2.1, whole genome shotgun sequence carries:
- the LOC6532632 gene encoding uncharacterized protein LOC6532632; the encoded protein is MALAAAPTAGPSHGGLALTVNSAGGYEGTNQYEENAEHLRQLFSHSKLVSFSIAHIACSAGSSSGDNYMSVVKRVTITQAAAAGKDQDPELAGSEIVTVIVKRQIASLSRRQLYRCEEAFSNEINAYRHLAPLLAAHSRHQLFPVCHIAESQDRRDPEGGEPIIVLQDLKALGFRMKDRLAGLELSDCLLVMKKLAQFHAASLAAQELESSTFTYHAEHLQEIVYCDEATDFYATILDTSVQQALESLDGANADDCLTTPIRLLKELRSDLFAKLKHEINATAAAPNSVICHGDLWVNNIMFRSEPEEVIFFDLQAMRKSSPVFDILHFIYTSTRRPLRDVHTDTLLAAYSEALGEELRHQLEDTTAAERLEELCEAFSLQRLSSDYVRQVHYGLAIGMWILPAVTFDPNNIPNLDVMSEQNLTGKEIKCTQTLTSEYHMRIRELVMEFYELGYLHMQKETM
- the LOC6532633 gene encoding signal recognition particle subunit SRP68 translates to MVVQEDNPNTGDVQEKTESAPVAAEPPKIFTVEILHQIKDAQQQHGLRHGDFQRYRGYCTRRIRRLRKALKYPQGDKRHFKRRDVTIGQLTGKKADERFIHIPLISAERAWAYAMQLKQESNTEPRKRFHLVNKLRRACFYALQLQELCNTEAFDARTKLECEAYVAWMHGTLHFELQLWKTAGEHLKRAQVVYENLGKALPEDEQELYRAKVNEFTPNLRYCAYNISGGASGGKIDEILELRAQGVLENLDVLVSQTKTESSEGLQTIDWRGRKVTVRPEKVRLFLLSAQELDKSLAKTTKQDAKIELIERILMDCKDAIQAVRDEIKQDPKLRSLTTGQTVSGVQYLLAYLSYIRHSRTLQRNLCLVEQAKLNFDDPNQQSQQNVGDGKRVRPQDLARLYEIILQNVTEMQQISGLEDDAKYQSEVENLAITFKAFRCYYIALTLIDMKKWKEAVALYERASNYATEALKGKTSPEFQLEEELKKVVSTIDGCKFSAHAYSVLEEDNSEEAGTTTKSQKTTKPLYERLSLYKEDQSLHTKTPNVFKLTPDMEPIPCKPLFFDLAMNYVELPSLEDKLESPGKKGPSITGFVKGFLGWGGGGNK